Within Kutzneria chonburiensis, the genomic segment CCAGCCGTTCCGGGCCCGCGCCTTGCTCAATGAGCCTGCGGGCCAAGCGGTTCGCACGCTCGTTGAGCTCGCGGTAGGTCAGCTGCCGGCCTTCGCACAGCACCGCGACGGCATCGGGCGTGCGGTCGGCCTGCTGCTCGAACAGCTCCGGCAGCGTCACCGACGGCACATCGATCACCGGACCCTGCCACTCGGTCAGCACCTGCCGGCGCTCGGCGTCGTCCAGCAGCGGCAGCTCGCCGACCGTGCGCGCCGGGTCGGCGGCGATGCCGTCCAGCAGCACCCGGAGGTGGCCGGCGATGCGGTCGATCGTGCTGGCGTCGAACAGATCGGTGTTGTACTCGACGGCCGCGACCAGGCCGCCGTCCCGCGGCACGAACTCGAAGACCAGATCGAAGCGGGCCCTTGGGCGCGGCAGATCGTGCTCGCTGATCCGCAGCTCGTTGGCCGTACGGGCCGGCACCATGGCGTTCTGGAGGATGATCAGGGCCTGGGCCAACGGGGTCCGGCTCGGGTCGCGCGCCGGCTGGAGATCGGCGACGACCTGGTCGAACGGCAGGTCGGCGTATGCGAAGGCCTCCAGCACCGTCTCACGCGCGTCCGTCAGGAAGTCGGGGAAGCCCTGCGCCGGGTCCACCCATGCCCGCAGCACCAGCGTGTTCACGAAGAAGCCGGCAACCCGCTCCAGCTCGGAGTGATCACGCCCGGAGACGACGGTGCCGAGGGCGACCTGCTGCTGGTTGCTGTGCCGTGCCAAGAGCAGTTGCACGGCGGCGGTCAGCGTCATGAACAGCGTGGCCCCGTGGTCCTGCCCGATCGCCGACAACCGGGTGACCAGGTCGGCCGGCAGGTCGTAACGGCGGATGGACCCGTTGGTGGTCCGGACCTGCGGGCGGGGACGATCGGTCGACAGCTCCAGCGGGGTGAGGCCGGAGAGCTTGCGCCGCCAGTACGCCAGCTGCCGCTCCCGCAGCCGCGGCGTCAGGCGTTCCCGTTGCCACAGCGCGAAATCCGCGTACTGTACGGTCGGCGTCGGCCGCTCGCCGCCGGTGTAGCCGGCGATCAGGTCGTCCACCAGCACGCCGACCGACCAGCCATCGGTGATGATGTGGTGCTGGCACAACAGAAGCACGTGGTCGTCGGGGCCGAGTTCGAGCAGCGACGCCCGGGTCAGCGGGCCCTCACGCAGGTCGAACGGCCGCTCCAGCTCGGCCTCGATGTCGTCGATCCGGTGCAGCGGCAGGGATCCCTCGTCGTGGATCACCTGGACGATCTCGTCGTCGACGGTGTCGAAGGTCGTGCGCAGCGACTCGTGCCGTGCCACCAACGCCGTCAGCGCCGTCTGGAGGGCATCGACGTCGAGCGGGCCGCGCAGGCGCAGGCCGATGGCCGAGTTGTACTCCGTGTCGCCGGCGGTCAGGTCGTTCATCAGCCACAACCGACGCTGCGCCGGAGAAATCGGCACCGGGCCGGTGCGTGCGACGTGGCGGATCCGGTTCTCGGCGGCGCGAGCCTGGGGCGGCAGCAGCTCGGCGATGCCGGCGACCGTGCGCGCGTCGAACACGATGCGCGGCGACAGGTCGACGTCGAAGCTGGTCCGGATCCGGGCCAGCAGCTTCGCGCCGAGGATGGAATCCCCGCCCAGCTCGAAGAAATCGTCGTGCACGCCGACCTCGTCGACGCCGAGCAGCTCTCCCCACAGCCGGGCCAGCACGGACTCCGCCTCGGTGCGCGGTGCCGCGTACTCGGTGCGCCGGGCAGCCGACCAGTCCGGTTCCGGCAGCGCCTTCCGGTCAAGCTTCCCGTTGGGGCCCAACGGGAACCGCTCCAGCCGCAGGATCGCCGCCGGCACCATGTAGTCTGGCAGGGTCGTCGCGAGATGGGCCCGCAGGTCCGCGTCCGTGTCGCCGACGACATAGCCGACGAGGCGCTTCACGCCGGGGCGGTCCTCGCGGGCGATCACCACGGCGTCGCGGACGCGCGGGTGCTGGCGCAGCGCCGTCTCGATCTCGCCCAGCTCGACCCGGAAGCCGCGGATCTTGACCTGGTGATCGGCGCGGCCGACGAACTCCAGCACACCGGCGGCCGTCCAGCGGACCAGGTCGCCGGTGCGGTACATGCGGGCGCCCGGCGCGAACGGGCTGGCGACGAACCGTGAAGCGGTCAGGCCCGGACGCTCAAGGTAGCCGCGGGCCAGGCCGATACCTTCGACGTACAGCTCCCCGGTGGCGCCGACACCGACCGGACGAAGATCGGCGTCCAGCACGTGGGCCCGGGTGTTCCAGATCGGACGGCCGATGGGCGGGGTGCCGCCCGGGGTCAGCGGGTCGCTCCAGGTGGCGACGACCGTCGACTCGGTCGGCCCGTACGAGTTGATCATGCGGCGGCCGGGGGCCCAGCGGCGGACCAGGTCGGCCGGGCAGGCGTCGCCGCCGACGATCAGCGTGCGGAAGTCGGGCAGCTTCGTGTCCGGCACGGTGGCCAGCGCCACCGGCGGGATCAGCGCGTGCGTGACGCGCTCCCGGCGCAGCACGTCGGCCAGTCGGTCGCCCAGCAGCGGTCCCGGCGGCGGCACGACCAGCGCCGCGCCGGCCGGCAGCGACATGCACAGTTCCAGGATGGACGCGTCGAAGCTGGGCGAGGAGAACTGGAGCACGCGGTCGCCGGCGCGCACCTCGTACCGGTCCATCTCGGCCGCGGCGAAGCTGGCCAGGCCGGCGTGCGTGACGACAACACCCTTGGGCCGCCCGGTGGACCCCGACGTGAAGATCACATACGCGGCGTGGTCGGTGCACTGTGGACCGTCGACCGGCCGATTCGGATGATCGTCGAACAGGCCCGGGGTGTCCAGGGTGATCAGCGGCACAGCCGCCGGCAGCCGGTCGGCCAGCGTCGCGCGGGTGACGACCAGCACCGGATCGGCGTCGTCGAACATGAGCGAAATTCGCTCTTTCGGGTAGTCCGGGTCCACCGGCAGGAAGGCCGCGCCGGTCTTGGCCACCGCCAGCTGCGCCGCCACCAGGTCGGCCGAGCGGGGCAGGGCCAGCGCCACGATCCGCTCCGGCCGCGCGCCGCGCGCCGCCAGCAGGTGCGCGAGCCGGGTGGCTCGCGCGTCGAGCTCGGCGTAGCTGACCGTGCCGTCCGCCCCCAGCAGCGCCGGCGCGTCGGGGGTGCGCGCGACCTGCGCCTGCACCAGCTGAGCCAGGGTGCGGGCGGGCAAAGGCCGGTCAGTGGCGTTCCACTCCGGTGGGACCGACATCGATCAGGGCACCTTTCGGGCACGGGTCATCAGGGCAGGGGACATCGCCAGAACCGGTGACGGCACTGGTCGGTGGAACAGGCAGGCGGAGCCGCCCGCTGTCAGGCGCGTTCCCGCCCAGGGGATGAGCACAATTCACGGCCGCGCGCCGACACCCACCCGGTTTCCGCTCCGCGCACACGCCACTGCGGTGGCGATTCCCCTTCGCCTGCGTGCCGCGGGAATGGACAACCGGGTCCCGTCGTCAGCGGACCGCGATCGATGGGCCCGACAGTTGGGGCCACCACAACCGTCGAGATCCGTAGGCAACGGTGCCCAACGAATCCAGAATGTTCTACCGCCGAATGGAGTATCCCCCGGTGTTCAGTTCTTCGACCGGAACACGCACGTGGGAACTCCATCGGAAAGGCCGAACTTCACTCAGGCGTGGCAGATTGCTCCATCAGAGTGGTTTAAACCACAACAGACCGACCGGGAGCAGTAGACGTCCAGACCTCTTGCCAGCCCCTAACCCGCTTGAGGTAACCCGCCCGGGGATTCGCTTACACAGTGCGACCCATTCAGGCCCCAGCACAAGGTCATCCGACTTGACACGGGGTTAACCCTACATTTCCTACCCGACGGTAGGAAGTATGCACGTGCACCAAGTCACGATCGTGCCGTTACGGTGACGTACATCGCATTAGCACGAAATTTATGACAGTGGAGCCACACCCCAATCACGAAGAACTCATTACGGTCACGAAGACCGTTACTTCACCCCGCAAGGATTCGCGCTCGGAAACGCCTTCGGTGCGCGCGCCACCCGTTCGAGTGCATCTTCGCTCCGTTAAACCTTCGGCCGGCCGTGAACCGACTGCGCGCATCGGCCGTGTACCCGGCACCTGAACGGAGAAGGGAGCCCACCGATGACCACGCCACTGCCGCACCGGGCGATCGCCATCCTCCGCGCCGTCGCCGCCGGTCGCGCCGAACTCACCGACAGCCGCGAGCCCGACCTGCGGGTCGACGGCCTGCCCTGTTGCGACCAGGCCATGGCCCACGATCTCGTGCACGCCGGCCTGGTGGTCGCCGCCCGGTCCACGAGCACCTGGATGCCGGCCCGGCTCACACCATCAGGTGAAAGGGCACTGGCCGAGGCCGGTCCACCGCCCGCCCAACGACCCGCCGCCTGACCCCACCCTTGACGTCACATGCGGTCCGGACGTGCCGCAGAGAGGCAAGTACGACGCGCATGTGCCATTCGAAGGTGCGCGGTGGGCGCTGCTCGCGGGGTCAGTCGGCGTGAATGCCGGGCCGGTACTTCGGCACCCGAAGGTGGATCTTCGTGCCGGCCCCGACGGCGGTCTCCACGACGAGGCCGTACTCGTCTCCGTATACCTGGCGCAGGCGCTCGTCGATGTTGCCGAGGGCGATGCCGGTCTGCTCGTCGGGCTCACCGGCGAGGGTCCGGCGCAGGCGGTCGGGGTCCATGCCGACACCGTCGTCCTCGATGCTGATGTGGGCCTCGGCCCCGGCATCGGCGGCCTGGATGCTGATCCGGCCGGGCCCGACCTTGCCCTCCATGCCGTGCCGCACGGCGTTCTCCACCAGCGGCTGCATGCACAGGAACGGCACGGCCACCGGCAACACTTCGGGCGCGATCTGGAGCGTCACATGGAGTCGTTCGCCGAAACGGGCGCGCTCCAGGGACAGGTACTGGTCGATGGACCGGAGCTCCTCGGCCAGCGTGGTGTACTCGCCGTGCCGCCGGAACGAGTAGCGGGTGAACTCGGAGAAGTCGAGCAGCAGCGTGCGGGCCCGCTCGGGATCGGTCCGCACGTAGGACGCGATGGCGGTGAGCGAGTTGAAGATGAAGTGCGGCGAGATCTGCGCCCGCAGGGCCCGCACCTCGGCTTCGATGAGCCGTCGCTTGGACCGGTCGAGCTCGGCCAGCTCCAGCTGACCGCCGGCCCAGCGGGCCACCTCGTTGGCCGCCCGCACGAGCCCGGCCGACGCCTCGGCGGCGTACGCCAGCAGCACGCCGGCGATCCGACCGTCCACATGCAACGGAACCATGACGGCAAAGCGCAGCGGGCACTCGACATCGTCACAGGAGACCCGGGCCACGTGCGAACGGCCATGGGTCAGCGCCTGGGCGATGATCTCCAGGGCTTCGGCCGAGTGTTGCTCACCTATGCCGTCCCAGGCCAGCACCCGTTCGCCGTCGGTCAAGGCCAGGGCCGGAGTGTCAAGCAGGGCACGAAGATGCGGGACGGACCGGCGGGCGGCCTCGGGCATCAGCCCGGCCCGCAACGGCGGCGCGGCCGACCACGCGGTGTGCAAGGTCTCGTACGTGGCCCGGTCGACGGCGTTGCCGGACTCGCGCAGGGCGTTTCGCAGGCGCCACAACAACACCAGCACGGCCAGCGTCATCACGCACAGCAGACCGGCCAGCACAGCGGTCGTCACAGCCCCACCTCGCTCACGCCCAGCAGGTCCGCCACCCAGGCCCCCGCGCTGAACGGTCCCCTCACAAGCCCGGTCACAAGCCCACCCCGCTCACGCCCAGCAGGTCCACGACCCAGGCCCCCGCGCTGAACGGTCCCCTCACAAGCCCGGTCACAAGCCCACCCCGCTCACGCCCAGCAGGTCCGCCACCCAGGCCCCCGAGCCCAATGGTGACCTCGCAAGCTCGGTCACGGCGTCTCCTCCTGGGCCAGCCCGAGCGCCTCCGGGGCGTGCAGCCGGACCATCGTCCGGTTCACCGACGCCGGCACGGTCCGCGGCGTGAGCAGCGAGCCGATGATCATCACCGCGAAGCCCAGCGGCACGCTCCACGCCGCCGGCCGGCTGAGCAGATCGTAGACCAGCCCCGATCCGGGTGGCACCAACAGCGTCACCAGCCCGGCGACCAGCGCCAACCCGCCGCCGGCGATCATCCCGGCCATCGCCCCGAACGGCGTCAGCCGCCGCCACCAGATCCCCAGCAGCAGCAACGGGCAGAAGGACGACGCGGCCACCGCGAAGGCCAGCCCGACGACGTCGGCCAGCGACATGCCCGACACCAGCAGCGCCGCCCCGAACGGCACGATCGCGGCGCAGAAGGCCGCCACCCGGAAACCGCGAAGTCCCCGCAGCAGCAACACATCCTGCGACAGCACGCCGGCCACCGACAGCGTCAGCCCCGACGACGTGGACAGGAACGCGGCGAACGCCCCGCCGGCCACCAGCGCGCCGAGCAGCTCCCCCAACGTCCCGCCGACCAGTCGTGCCGGCAGCACCAACACCACGGCATCGGTCTGCCCGGTGAGCAGCAGCTCCGGCGTGTAGATCCGCCCGAGCGCCGCATAGGCCGGCGGCAGCAGGTAGAACACGCCCAGCAGGGCCAGCACGACCACGGTCGTCCGCCGGGCCTGGCGGCCGTTCGGGTTGGTGTAGAAGCGAACCACCACGTGCGGCAACCCCATGGTGCCGAGGAAAGTGGCGATGATCAGCGAGTACGTGACGTAGAACGGGTCGCCGTGCCCCTCCCCGCCCAGCGGCTGCGCCCACAGCGCGTTCGTGTCGGCGGGAATGCCCTTCACCTGCGGTACAACGGATCCGCCCGGGAAACCCAGCTCCGCCCCGGCGGAGACCTGATGCGATCCCGGCCCCAGCGACACCGAAGTGCCGGTGTACGACCGGCCGTCCACCTTGCCGGAGACGCGCACCGACACCCGGGACGGCACCTCGATGTCCACAGTGGTCTGCACGGTCACCTTGGTGTCATTGGGAAACACCGCCGGCACGGATCCGTTGAGCGTCGGCGCGCCGGCGCCCCGCCAGGCCAGCACCAGGAAGATCACCGGCACGGCCAGCGCCGTCAGCTTCAGCCAGTACTGCACGGCCTGCACGAACGTGATGCTCCGCATCCCGCCGGCCATCACGTTCACCGCGACGACCGCCGCCACCAGCAACGCCCCTAGCCAGCCCGGCGCGCCGGTGACGGTCGTCAACGTCAGCCCCGCACCCTGCAACTGCGGCACCAGGTACAGCCAGCCGATGCCGACCGACAGCACACTGGCCATCCGCCGCACCCGCCGCGACTCCAGCCGCGCCTCGGCGAAGTCCGGCACCGTGTAGGCGCCAGAACGCCGAAGCGGCGCCGCGACCAACGCCAGCAGCACCAGATAGCCGACGGTGTAACCGATCGGGTACCACAGCATGTCCGGCCCGTAGGCGAAGATCAGCCCGGCGACGCCGAGGAACGAGGCCGCCGACAGGTACTCGCCGCCGATGGCCGAGGCGTTCCACCACGGCGACACGGTCCGCGACGCCACGTAGAAGTCCGAGGTGGTACGGGAGATCCGCAGTCCGTAGCCACCGATGAGCAGCGCCGCGACCAGCACCAGCGCCACGAAGACCGCGGAGTACGTGCTGCTCACAGCGTCAGGACTGCTCGACGAGGTCGGCGAACTCCCGCTCGGTCCGCTCCACCCGCCACACGTAGTAGCAGGCGACCAACACGACCACCGGGTACACCGCCGCCCCGAGCACCAGCCACGGCAGCGGCAGGCCCAGCACCACCACCGTCTTGGTCAGCGGCACCAGGTTGAACAGCACCGGCAACGCGGCCAGCGGCCCACACACCAGCAGCACCACCAGCACGCCGAGCCGCAGCTGGGTACGCATCAACGACCGCATGTACAGAGCGCCGACCTCGGACTGCTCGTCGATCTCCCGCACGATCGGATAGGACCGCGACCGCCGCGCCGCCCGCGTCCACGGGCTGGTGACGACGACCCGCTTCGGCCGCTCCGAGTTCATTTGCCGGCCCGCACCGCGTGCGGCCGGGCCCGCTTGACCAGCAGGTCCCGCAACTGGGGTGTGTGCCGCCGGCTCACGGTCAGCATCGCGCCGCCGATCTTCACCGACAGCTGGCCGCCGTCCAGCCGCAGCTCCTCCACGTGGGCCAGGGCGATCAGGTGGCTGCGGTGGATCCGCACGAAACCGGCGTCCCGCCAGCGTTCCTCCAGGCCGGTCAGCGGCGTCCGGACCAGGTAGCTGCCGTTGGCGGTGTGCAGTCGCGCGTAGTCGCCCTGCGCCTCGGCATAGCGCACGTCGGCCAGCCGCAGGAACCGCGTGATCCCGCCCAGCTCGACCGGGATGACGTCGTCCGGGGTCACCGGCGGCGGCCCAGCCGGCTGTTCCGCCGCCTGTTGCGCCGGCACCTGCACCGCGCTCGCGATCACCTTGTGCGCCACCCGGTGCACCGCCTCGGCCAGCCGCTGCGGCCTGATCGGCTTGAGCACGTAGTCCAGCGCCTTGAGCTCGAACGCCTCCACCGCCGACTGGTCGTCCGCGGTGACGAAGACCAGGGCCGGCGGGCTGGCGAACCGGGTCAGCACCCGGGCCAGCTCCATGCCGTTCAGGCCGGGCATCTTGATGTCCAGGAACACCGCGTCCACCGGCCGGTCCGCATCAGCCGCGCGATGCAGCAGACGCAGCGCCTCGGTGGAGTCCTGGGCACCCTCGGCCGTGCCCACCCGCGGGTCGGCGCCCAGCAGGTAGACGATCTCCTCCAGCACGGGGAGCTCGTCGTCGACGGCCAGCACTCGCAGCGGCCGGGCCGACGGCCCGTCGCACTCCGGGCACGACGCTGGACTCATGTCTGGCTACCTTAGTCAGCGGGCTGTGGTGAACGGTGGATCGACATTCGCCCCCGGCCGGCCGGTCCGCCAGGGCGGTCACCCATTCGGACGTATCGTACGGCCACCGGCCGCCCGGACGTCGCCCAGGGCGATCTCCAGTTCCAGGAGCGCCTCCTCGGACCGTCTCCTGGCCACGTCCACCGACGCCGCCGCGCCCGGCCCGGCCAGCCGCCGGGTCGGCTCACGCAGCGTGGTCAGCAGGTCGGTGAGCACACAGGCCATCCGGGCCGCGTCGGCGATCGCCGCCAGCAGCTCCCGCGGGCCGGCCGGGGACTCGTCCGGGAGCGCCGGGGCCGGTTCCTCGCCCATCCACCCCACCTCTCCCCCATTTGTTCCACAGTGGACGACCGTCGAGCACACCAACAGTAGAGATGTAGCTTTCGACGACACGACCGGTCAGGGTCCTTGCGCGCCGGACGACACCTGCCGCACGGTGTGCGGAGACGGGGGCGCGATCAGCGGGCGAGCGGTGCGACAAGGACGGTGGCGGGTTTGGAGTACTCAGCACTGGCGTCGCTGCACGCGCTGGTCCAGGACGACCCGAACCGGCCGCTGCTGACCTTCGTGGACGATGACGGCGCCGACCAGACCTCACTCACCTCCACCGGCATCGCGGCCCGCGGCGAGGCCGTCGCGGAAGCGCTGCGCCGCTGGGGTTTCGAGCCCGGCGACCGCGCGGTGCTCGTGTACCCGCCGGGTCCGGACTTCGTCATCGCCCTGGTCGGCTGCCTGATCGCCGGCGTCGTTCCGGTGCCGGTGTACCCACCGGACCCGTTCCGGCTGCGGCAGACCTTGCCCGGCTTCGCCGCCGTGCTCGACGACTGCCGGCCGAAGGCGGTGCTCACCGCCAAGGCGTACGACCGGGCCCGCACGGTCGGCGCGGTGGCCGGCGTGTTCGACCGGTCGAAGCCGAGCTGGCCGCGGATCACCTGGCGGCACACCGACAGCTGCCGCCCGCCCGCTGCTCCGGTCGAGTGGCATTCTCCGGTGGATCCTGATCAGCCGGCACTGCTCCAGTACACGTCCGGCTCAACCGGATCGCCACGCGGCGTGGTCATCACGCACGGCAACCTGATCGGCGAGGTCACCGCCAACGCCGTCGACCTCGGCCTCGGCGACGGGGCCCGCGGCGTGTTCTGGCTACCGCAGTACCACGACTTCGGCCTGATCAGCGTGATCATGTCCACGCTGAGCGGCAACGCGCACACCCGGCTGCTCTCGCCGCTGGCCTTTCTGCGTCGCCCGGCCGTGTGGTTCGAGGTGATGTCCCGGAGCCGGGCCACGCACACCGCTGCCCCGAACTTCGCCTTCGACCTCGCGGTCCGCAAGACCACCGTGGAACAACGGGCGGCCTGGGACCTGAGCTCGGTGCGGGTCTTCATGTCGGCGGCCGAGCCCATCCGCCCCGACACCGTCACCTCCTTCCTGGATGCCTTCGCCCCGTCCGGGCTGCACCGCGACAGCTTCTACGCGGCCTACGGCCTGGCCGAGCACACCGTCAGCGTCACCATGGGTGGTCGCGGCACGCTCAGCCTGGACCGGGTCAGCCTGGAAGCCGGCCGCGCCGTGCCGGCCCTACCCGACCGACCCGCGCGGACGCTGGTCGGTTGCGGGCGGCTGACCAAGTTCGACGCCCGGCTCCGGATCGTCGACCCGGACACCCACGAGGTGCTGCCGCCCTGCCGGGTCGGCGAGATCTGGGTCAGCTCTCGGACCAAGGCCCTGGGCTACTACGGCCGGCCCGAGCAGACCGAGCACACCTTCCGGGCCCTGGTGGCCGGCGGCGAGGACCCCACGCGCTACCTGCGCACCGGCGACCTCGGTTTCCTGCACGGCGACGAGCTCTTCGTCACCGGCCGGCTCAAGGACCTCATCATCGTGCGCGGCCGCAACCTGCACCCCGAGGACATCGAGGCCAGCGTGCGCGACTGCCACCCGGCCATCCGGCCAGGCGGGGTCGCCGCCTTCTCGGTGCCCGCGGAGGAGGGCGAGCGCCTGGTCGTCCTCGTGGAGACGCGCGACCGCCGCGCCGACGAGCAAGCCGTCATCGAGGCCGTCACCGACCGCGTGCGGGATGACCACCAGCTGACCTGTGCCCGGGTCGTGGTCGGCCCACAAGGCCTGGTGCGCAAGACAACCAGCGGCAAGATCCGACGCGGCGCCTGCCGTGCGGCGTTCCTGTCCCAGGAGGGCGTGCCTGCGTGAGGCGTGTTTGTGTGGTGGGTGCTGGCGTCAGCGGGCTGACGGTGGCCCGGGAGCTGGAGCGGCTCGGGCACGCCGTGACGGTGCTGGAGGCGGCCGACCACGTGGGTGGCAAGTGCGCGTCCATCACCCTTGACGGGCATGCCTTTGATGTCGGCGGGCACGTGTGCACGCTGACCTACCAACGCCTGGCGGCGCTGGTGAGCGAGCTCGGTCTGTCCATCGAGGACATCACGCCGGTGACCCGACGGCCGTTCCTCACGCCGGACGCGCGTCGGCGGTATGACGCGCTGAAGGCCGAGCAGTTCCCGGACATCGGCAAGGCGGGGTTGGCGCACTCCGCCCGGGCGCTGGCAATGCCGGTGCGGCAATGGCTTTCCCTGCTGCCGGAGTTCGCTGACACCTTTGAGTTGGGCTACACCTCCTCCGGGTACGGTCGACTGGCCGGCGACCTGCCGGCGCTCTATCTGGTCAAGTACGCCGAGATGACGGGGCTGCTGGCCGACCGGGACGCGTCGGTGCCGGGCCGGAAGTGGCCGTTCACCATCGCGGGCGGCTTCGGTCAGGTGTGGGAGCGGGTGGCCGCATCGCTCAGCGATGTTCGGTGCGGCGTCACGATTTCCGCGATTCGCCGACACGGCACGCGGGTGCTCGTGACCGTCGACGAAGAAACCCTCAGGTTCGACGATCTCGTGCTCACGGTGCCGCTCGACCAGCTACTGGCGGTGCTGGACGTCCGCGAGGAAGAACGTGATCTCGCGGGGCGGATCCGGTATCACGACTACCGTACCACCTTCGGCGCGGCCCCGGATCAGCCGCGAATGGCCTTCACGTTGTACGGCGACACCGCCTATCACCATCGGTACGCCGACAGCGAAGTCTACGCCTGCTACTCCTACGGACCGGCCGATGTGGACGACGTCATCGTTGAACGGCAATGGAAGTACATGCCGCACTTCGGGTCGGCCGACGTCGCCGACGGCATCTACGACCGCATCGAGGACCTCCAGGGCCGCCACAACACCTACCACGCGGGCAGCCTGCCGGCCTTCGAACTGGTCGAGTGCAACCTCGACCACGCCCACGACCTGGTCGCCCGCCACTTCGGCGGGGATCTCACGAACTGGTTGTGCCGCAAGGTGTCCTCCGAGCTCAAACGGCCGGTCGACCCGCAGGCGGCGCTCGCCACGCTGGGCCTGGAGTCCTTGCAGATGGCCACCGTGCTGGCCGATCTCTCCGAGCACGTAGGCTATCGGGTGCGGCATTCGCTGCTGCTCGAACTGCACACATTGGACGCCGTCGCCCGGCATCTCGGCGAGCACCGCGCGGAAGCCGGCGCGGAGAGCCTGGCGCTGACCCTGACCCCACCGCGGCCGTTCTTCTGTATCGGCGGCGCGGTCGGCGCGGCCTATTACCTGCTGCCACTGGCCCGGGCGATCGGGCCGCAGCAGACGTTCTATGCCTTGCAGAGCCCCGGATTCGATGGTGTCGACGAACCGCTGGACGACGTCGAAGCACTGGCCCGCCGCTACGTCGAGGAGATCAAGGCAATCCAGCCACACGGCCCGTATCTCATCGGCGGCCACTCGTTCGGCGGTCTGGTCGCCTACGAACTAGGCCGCCGACTTCGGCAGCAGGGCGACGAAGTGGCGCAGGTGATCCTGATCGACACCTACGTCGCCGAGCCGGGGCAGCCGGAGCCGCCGGCCGACGACGTGGCGATCATCGAAGAGCTGTGGCGGATGCGCAGCCTCGCCTTCCGCGGCGCGGACGCGCCTCGCCGCCGCGTCGATCAGAGCCTCTCCCCCGCCGAACAGCGTCGCGAGCTGGCCCGGTTCCTCGGCGCGAGCGGCCCGGCCGACGAGCACATCGGCAACATCATGCGCGTCTACCAGGCCCAACTCGAGGCCATAGTCCGCTACCAGCCGGGTCCGTCCGACCTCGACGTCACGCTACTCAAGGCCGAGGGCGGCTTCCCGCAGGTGCTGTTCGACGACCGCCACATAGCGCTGCGCCTGGACGATCCGGCCAACGGCTGGGAGGCCGTGCGACTCGGTCGGCTCAACGTGATCACCGTGCCGGGCAACCACTTCACGGCGTTCGCCCCGCCCGATCTCACCGCGCTCGCCAAGGCGATCAACGACTGCATCGCCAGGATCCCCGCCCCGCAGCCGCCCGCGCAGGCCCGCGTCGAGGCCAGCATCCACCTCAACCCGATGGACCCTGACTTCCTCCAGGATCCGTACCCGTTCTACCACCTGCTGCGCGATCTCGCGCCGGTCTACCGGGACGACGCCCTCGACGGCTGGGT encodes:
- a CDS encoding cytochrome P450, with translation MGAGVSGLTVARELERLGHAVTVLEAADHVGGKCASITLDGHAFDVGGHVCTLTYQRLAALVSELGLSIEDITPVTRRPFLTPDARRRYDALKAEQFPDIGKAGLAHSARALAMPVRQWLSLLPEFADTFELGYTSSGYGRLAGDLPALYLVKYAEMTGLLADRDASVPGRKWPFTIAGGFGQVWERVAASLSDVRCGVTISAIRRHGTRVLVTVDEETLRFDDLVLTVPLDQLLAVLDVREEERDLAGRIRYHDYRTTFGAAPDQPRMAFTLYGDTAYHHRYADSEVYACYSYGPADVDDVIVERQWKYMPHFGSADVADGIYDRIEDLQGRHNTYHAGSLPAFELVECNLDHAHDLVARHFGGDLTNWLCRKVSSELKRPVDPQAALATLGLESLQMATVLADLSEHVGYRVRHSLLLELHTLDAVARHLGEHRAEAGAESLALTLTPPRPFFCIGGAVGAAYYLLPLARAIGPQQTFYALQSPGFDGVDEPLDDVEALARRYVEEIKAIQPHGPYLIGGHSFGGLVAYELGRRLRQQGDEVAQVILIDTYVAEPGQPEPPADDVAIIEELWRMRSLAFRGADAPRRRVDQSLSPAEQRRELARFLGASGPADEHIGNIMRVYQAQLEAIVRYQPGPSDLDVTLLKAEGGFPQVLFDDRHIALRLDDPANGWEAVRLGRLNVITVPGNHFTAFAPPDLTALAKAINDCIARIPAPQPPAQARVEASIHLNPMDPDFLQDPYPFYHLLRDLAPVYRDDALDGWVLTRHAEVSALLRDPSVIRPSTATLLTRLPAETLADLQPFIDWLDASLPFSNHGHHDRMRQLITGRFTARAMEALRGDVEKAVAELLDAIDRPGPVEFMSEVAYPLPGRVVMDLVGVPRCDQPQVAEWGRDVMAVLGQAQFGEDPVATAYRAQAAADALTAYVSGMVADDDMVTNIISVINAGLETTAHYIGNSVLALLRHPEQYALLRDDPSIARTAAEELLRYDSPAPIITPQQATVDLKLGGKRIAAGELVFPVLGAANRDPGRYPDPDRLDLRRPDAAGHLTFGAGAHYCLGAALARIEGQVLFPALAARFPGLRLAEEPAFRPDPALRGLDRLDILVT